From a region of the Synechococcus sp. PCC 7502 genome:
- a CDS encoding DedA family protein, producing the protein MHFDLKEIIQSFGYVGGYLVIWGIIFAESGLLVGFFLPGDSLLFTSGFLASQNLLNIWILIAGAFICAVLGDNVGYITGKKFGRSLFQKEDSRFFHKQNLIKAEQFYEKHGKKTIVLARFTPVIRTFAPILAGVSEMTYKTFFTYNVIGGFIWTFGLTIFGYFLGKVIPDVDKYLLPIVVAIIIISLLPSIIHLYGERNQKK; encoded by the coding sequence GTGCATTTTGATCTAAAAGAGATAATCCAATCCTTTGGGTATGTCGGTGGTTATTTAGTAATTTGGGGAATTATCTTTGCTGAGTCTGGACTACTAGTTGGATTTTTTCTGCCCGGTGATAGCCTTTTATTTACATCGGGATTTTTAGCCTCCCAGAACTTGTTAAATATTTGGATTTTGATTGCTGGGGCATTTATCTGCGCTGTGTTAGGGGATAATGTCGGGTATATAACTGGGAAAAAATTTGGGCGATCGCTATTTCAAAAAGAAGATTCCCGTTTTTTTCATAAGCAAAACCTGATCAAAGCCGAACAATTCTATGAAAAGCACGGTAAAAAAACTATTGTGTTGGCTAGATTTACGCCAGTGATTCGTACCTTTGCGCCAATTTTAGCTGGAGTAAGTGAAATGACTTATAAGACTTTTTTTACCTATAACGTCATTGGTGGATTTATATGGACATTTGGTTTAACTATTTTTGGCTATTTTTTGGGTAAAGTCATCCCTGATGTGGATAAATATCTACTACCCATAGTCGTTGCAATCATAATTATTTCCCTGCTACCTTCGATTATCCATCTGTATGGGGAACGCAACCAGAAAAAATAG
- a CDS encoding Uma2 family endonuclease: protein MIQTVSKSLSLEEFLQLPETEPASEFIDNAIIQKSMPKGSHSIIQGELIIAINAVVKPQKMARAFPELRCTFADRVIVPDVSVFKWNRIPRYPNGRIADEFALAPDWIIEILSSDQSQTKVIKKILHSLDYGTEMGWLIDPAEQTIFIYTPDQRSQSVDKPHELIPVPSFAVGLNLTIKDLCDWLID, encoded by the coding sequence ATGATACAAACAGTATCCAAATCCCTAAGCCTTGAAGAGTTCCTACAGCTACCAGAGACGGAGCCAGCTAGTGAATTCATTGACAATGCAATTATCCAAAAATCAATGCCCAAAGGTTCGCATAGCATCATTCAGGGTGAACTCATTATTGCTATTAACGCTGTAGTAAAACCACAAAAAATGGCTAGGGCATTTCCTGAACTTAGATGTACATTTGCAGATAGAGTAATTGTCCCTGATGTATCTGTTTTTAAGTGGAATCGAATTCCCAGATACCCAAATGGGAGGATTGCCGATGAATTTGCCTTAGCACCTGATTGGATAATTGAAATCTTGTCTTCCGATCAAAGCCAAACTAAGGTAATCAAAAAGATTCTGCATTCCCTAGACTATGGAACTGAGATGGGCTGGCTGATTGATCCCGCAGAGCAAACGATCTTTATTTATACTCCAGATCAGCGATCGCAAAGCGTAGATAAACCTCACGAACTCATACCAGTACCTAGCTTTGCAGTTGGACTAAATCTAACGATCAAGGACTTATGTGATTGGTTAATTGATTAG
- a CDS encoding VOC family protein, protein MQLKRLGHVAICVQDIPKAVEFYQNLGMELAWQDPDWAYLKAGADGLALLSPEYKQASNHFGFIFSDRPELEKHHAHLTELGIPAGKIHDHRDGTASFYGKDPDGNTFEFLYEPQPANKLN, encoded by the coding sequence ATGCAACTTAAGCGTTTAGGACATGTTGCCATTTGTGTCCAAGATATTCCTAAGGCGGTGGAGTTTTATCAAAATTTGGGGATGGAGTTGGCGTGGCAAGACCCCGATTGGGCATATTTAAAAGCAGGTGCCGATGGTTTAGCTTTACTCAGTCCAGAGTATAAACAGGCGAGTAATCATTTTGGTTTTATTTTTAGCGATCGCCCTGAATTAGAAAAACACCATGCTCATTTAACTGAATTAGGTATTCCTGCGGGTAAAATCCATGATCACCGAGACGGTACTGCTTCTTTTTATGGTAAAGACCCAGATGGCAATACCTTTGAGTTCCTTTACGAACCCCAACCTGCTAATAAATTAAACTAA